One genomic segment of Alkalimarinus alittae includes these proteins:
- the pheS gene encoding phenylalanine--tRNA ligase subunit alpha: MDNLDQLVKQGLEAAEKAQTIQELDQVRVDFLGKKGLITQQLKTLGKLSSEERPKAGALINKAKEEVQTVIVAKKQGLEQAQLNAKLESEAVDVTLPGRRQDLGGLHPVTRTMQRIEQFFSQSGYSVEVGPEIEDDYHNFEALNIPGHHPARAMHDTFYFNANTLLRTHTSPVQIRTMEIGKPPFRMICPGRVYRCDSDQTHTPMFHQVEGLLVEENVSFADLKSTIEEFLRVFFEKDLKVRFRPSYFPFTEPSAEVDIEWGEDADGNTKWLEVMGCGMVHPKVFEASGVDAEKYSGFAFGLGVERLAMLRYGVNDLRLFFENDLRFLNQFK, translated from the coding sequence ATGGACAATCTTGATCAACTAGTTAAACAAGGCCTAGAAGCCGCAGAGAAAGCTCAAACAATACAAGAGCTAGACCAAGTCCGCGTAGATTTTCTGGGTAAGAAAGGTCTAATCACCCAGCAGTTGAAGACTCTGGGTAAGCTTTCTTCAGAAGAACGGCCAAAAGCCGGTGCACTTATAAACAAAGCTAAAGAAGAAGTTCAGACCGTCATTGTTGCGAAAAAACAAGGGTTAGAGCAAGCACAGTTAAATGCAAAGCTTGAATCAGAAGCTGTAGATGTAACGCTTCCAGGTAGACGTCAAGATTTAGGTGGTCTACACCCCGTTACACGTACCATGCAACGAATCGAACAATTCTTTTCTCAATCAGGCTATTCAGTTGAAGTAGGGCCTGAAATAGAGGATGACTACCACAACTTTGAAGCACTCAATATCCCAGGTCATCATCCAGCAAGAGCAATGCATGATACTTTTTACTTTAATGCAAACACGTTGCTGAGAACTCATACGTCTCCTGTTCAAATACGTACAATGGAAATTGGTAAGCCTCCGTTCAGAATGATCTGTCCAGGTCGTGTTTACCGCTGTGACTCTGACCAAACACACACGCCTATGTTTCACCAAGTAGAAGGCTTGTTAGTTGAAGAGAATGTTAGTTTTGCAGATCTTAAAAGCACCATTGAAGAGTTTTTGAGAGTGTTTTTTGAGAAAGACCTTAAAGTTAGGTTTAGACCGTCTTATTTCCCGTTCACTGAACCCTCTGCTGAGGTTGATATAGAGTGGGGTGAAGATGCAGATGGCAATACTAAGTGGCTTGAGGTAATGGGTTGCGGAATGGTTCACCCTAAAGTGTTTGAAGCTAGTGGCGTTGACGCAGAAAAGTATTCAGGTTTTGCGTTTGGTCTTGGTGTTGAGCGTCTTGCAATGTTGCGTTATGGCGTAAATGACCTGAGATTGTTTTTTGAAAATGACTTACGGTTTTTAAATCAGTTTAAGTAA
- the rpmI gene encoding 50S ribosomal protein L35 produces MPKMKTKRGAAKRFKKTASGYKHKQSFTSHILTKKSTKRKRQLRGCKQVAASDVPLIRRMLA; encoded by the coding sequence ATGCCAAAAATGAAAACCAAGCGCGGGGCAGCAAAGCGCTTTAAAAAAACAGCTAGCGGATATAAGCACAAGCAATCCTTCACCAGCCACATACTGACAAAGAAAAGTACTAAGCGTAAGCGTCAGTTACGTGGTTGTAAGCAAGTAGCAGCGAGTGATGTTCCATTAATCAGACGTATGTTAGCTTAA
- the infC gene encoding translation initiation factor IF-3: MTIKRNSQGSRAKKAPINQNITATECRLIGADGDQVGVVAIEEALEMAQKASLDLVQIADSDPIVCKIMDFGKKVFEEKKQKAAQRKKQKQTQVKEIKLRPGTEEGDYQVKLRNLIRFLEAGDKAKVTIRYRGREMAHQEIGMKLLNRIEVDLEEYGAVEQRPKMEGRQMMMVIAPKKKK, translated from the coding sequence ATAACAATTAAGCGTAATAGTCAGGGTAGCCGAGCTAAGAAAGCTCCAATTAACCAAAATATTACAGCTACAGAGTGTCGCCTTATAGGGGCGGACGGTGACCAAGTTGGGGTCGTAGCTATCGAAGAAGCCTTAGAAATGGCTCAGAAAGCAAGTCTCGACTTGGTTCAAATAGCCGACTCTGATCCAATAGTCTGTAAAATTATGGACTTTGGTAAAAAGGTTTTTGAAGAGAAAAAGCAGAAAGCAGCACAGCGCAAGAAGCAAAAACAGACCCAGGTTAAAGAAATCAAATTAAGACCAGGGACGGAAGAAGGGGATTATCAGGTAAAACTGCGCAACCTGATACGTTTCCTTGAAGCCGGGGATAAAGCTAAGGTGACAATTCGTTACCGAGGCCGCGAGATGGCTCATCAGGAGATCGGCATGAAATTACTTAACCGAATCGAAGTTGATTTGGAAGAGTATGGTGCTGTTGAACAAAGGCCGAAGATGGAAGGTCGGCAGATGATGATGGTAATCGCCCCGAAAAAGAAAAAGTAA
- a CDS encoding TRAP transporter permease: MNEEKPHAHDAIDPENKEVIDSILQAETGGRASTGIPAKILLIVPLCWSLFQLWVASPLPFEFNFGVFNEDQTKYIHLSFALFLAFTAFPMFKSNTGRIPVIDWVFAILGVASAMYLLVFRNQLAGRSGAPVTFDLVIGVIGMILLLEATRRSLGLPLMIVAIVFLIYTFGGPYMPDVIAHKGASLSKTISHQWLTTEGVFGVALGVSASFVFLFVLFGALLERAGAGNYFIKVAYSLLGHMRGGPAKAAVVSSGLSGLISGSSIANVVTTGTFTIPLMKRVGFPATKAGAVEVAASTNGQLTPPIMGAAAFLMVEYVGISYLEVIRHAILPALISYVALVYIVHLEALKLNMKGIPRTVKTTVAQKLLSFLTVFVGLMVMTLAVYYGLGWIKDAAGDSVAYIVTPLLLIAYIGLVMYASKYPELEIDDDTTDMTQLPEVGPTVKAGLHFLLPVVVLVWMLAVEQRSPALSAFWATLVMVFIVLTQKPLFSFFRNQNDYLKAVKEGVDDCFHALVTGARNMVGIGVATAAAGIVVGTVTLTGIGLVMTEFVEFISGGSMIMMLVFTAVISLILGMGLPTTANYIVVSTLMAPVIVALGAEHGLIVPLIAVHLFVFYFGILADDTPPVGLAAYAAAAISGADPIRTGIQGFTYDIRTAILPFMFIFNTQLLLIGIDSWFQLVLTIVSAVIAMLVFAAATQGYWLVKSRIWESLILVLIAFTMFRPGFWWDMVYPPLEQVGAQVIYEEIDRTAVDGQLRVVVEGETLDGDQVNKRVMLTMGEGDSAEARLKESGLELRNEDGRLFVDMMGFGSQAEQAGIDFDWEIKALEVETDRPTKEWMFIPALLLLIILGWNQLRRRQPA; this comes from the coding sequence ATGAACGAAGAAAAACCGCATGCGCATGATGCGATTGACCCCGAAAATAAAGAAGTAATTGACAGCATTCTTCAAGCAGAGACAGGGGGGCGTGCATCTACGGGAATCCCTGCTAAAATTTTGCTTATTGTCCCGCTCTGCTGGTCGTTGTTTCAGTTGTGGGTTGCCTCTCCATTGCCTTTCGAGTTTAACTTTGGCGTCTTTAATGAAGATCAGACAAAGTATATTCATTTGTCATTTGCTCTATTTTTAGCCTTTACGGCATTTCCAATGTTCAAAAGCAATACAGGGAGAATACCGGTTATTGACTGGGTTTTTGCTATTCTTGGCGTTGCTAGCGCTATGTATTTGTTGGTGTTTAGAAATCAACTGGCAGGCCGTTCGGGTGCGCCTGTTACGTTTGATCTAGTAATAGGTGTCATTGGGATGATCCTGCTGCTTGAGGCTACAAGAAGAAGCCTTGGGTTACCGTTAATGATCGTAGCGATTGTTTTCCTGATCTATACCTTTGGTGGGCCTTACATGCCAGACGTTATTGCGCATAAGGGGGCAAGTCTAAGCAAAACTATTTCTCACCAGTGGCTAACGACAGAGGGCGTTTTTGGTGTGGCTTTAGGGGTGTCTGCCAGCTTTGTATTTTTGTTTGTCTTATTTGGAGCCTTGCTTGAACGAGCGGGCGCTGGTAATTACTTTATTAAAGTCGCCTATTCGTTGCTAGGACATATGAGAGGTGGCCCAGCAAAGGCTGCCGTTGTGTCGAGCGGCTTGAGTGGACTTATATCGGGCTCTTCTATTGCGAACGTAGTAACAACGGGAACCTTTACAATTCCTTTGATGAAGCGTGTTGGTTTTCCTGCGACTAAAGCTGGCGCTGTAGAGGTTGCTGCTTCCACAAATGGACAGCTAACACCACCTATAATGGGGGCTGCAGCCTTCTTGATGGTTGAGTATGTCGGAATTTCTTATCTTGAAGTCATACGGCATGCAATTCTTCCAGCTTTGATTTCTTATGTCGCGCTGGTTTATATCGTTCACCTTGAAGCACTCAAACTGAACATGAAGGGTATTCCTCGAACAGTAAAAACGACGGTAGCGCAAAAACTCTTATCGTTCTTAACCGTCTTTGTCGGTTTAATGGTTATGACGCTCGCCGTCTATTATGGCTTAGGGTGGATCAAAGATGCTGCAGGGGACTCAGTCGCTTACATCGTAACGCCATTATTACTGATCGCGTATATAGGTTTAGTTATGTACGCCTCTAAATATCCAGAGCTCGAAATAGATGACGACACTACAGATATGACACAGCTGCCAGAAGTTGGCCCTACGGTTAAAGCAGGGTTACACTTTCTATTGCCAGTGGTTGTATTGGTATGGATGCTAGCTGTTGAGCAGCGATCGCCCGCACTATCAGCTTTTTGGGCAACGTTGGTTATGGTGTTTATTGTATTAACACAGAAGCCGTTATTCAGTTTTTTCAGAAACCAGAATGACTATTTGAAGGCAGTTAAAGAAGGTGTTGATGATTGCTTTCATGCCTTAGTAACGGGCGCAAGAAATATGGTTGGAATAGGCGTTGCGACGGCAGCTGCAGGTATTGTGGTGGGCACGGTTACCTTAACGGGTATCGGCTTGGTAATGACTGAATTTGTGGAGTTTATATCCGGCGGTTCTATGATTATGATGCTGGTGTTTACCGCGGTTATCAGTCTGATACTGGGAATGGGGTTACCGACCACAGCTAACTACATCGTTGTCTCAACGTTGATGGCACCGGTTATTGTTGCATTGGGCGCTGAGCATGGCTTGATTGTGCCGCTGATAGCTGTCCATTTGTTCGTGTTTTATTTTGGGATTCTTGCTGACGATACCCCGCCGGTAGGGCTAGCTGCGTATGCTGCAGCGGCGATCTCAGGGGCTGATCCTATACGGACGGGGATTCAGGGTTTTACCTATGATATTCGTACGGCTATTTTACCGTTTATGTTTATCTTCAATACTCAGCTTTTGCTAATCGGTATAGATAGTTGGTTTCAATTAGTTCTTACTATTGTATCTGCGGTTATTGCGATGCTTGTTTTTGCTGCGGCCACCCAAGGATATTGGCTTGTTAAGTCTCGAATCTGGGAGTCTTTAATTCTGGTGCTTATTGCATTTACCATGTTTAGACCCGGTTTTTGGTGGGATATGGTTTATCCGCCGCTAGAGCAGGTTGGTGCTCAAGTTATCTATGAAGAAATCGACAGGACGGCAGTGGATGGACAGCTTAGAGTTGTTGTAGAGGGCGAAACCCTAGACGGTGATCAGGTTAATAAACGTGTCATGCTTACAATGGGTGAGGGTGATAGCGCTGAAGCACGTTTAAAAGAATCTGGCTTAGAGCTTCGAAATGAAGACGGAAGGCTGTTTGTTGATATGATGGGGTTTGGCTCTCAGGCTGAACAGGCTGGCATTGATTTTGATTGGGAAATTAAAGCATTAGAAGTAGAAACCGACCGGCCAACCAAAGAGTGGATGTTTATTCCTGCATTGCTCTTACTGATAATACTAGGTTGGAATCAGCTCAGGCGGCGTCAACCCGCTTAG
- a CDS encoding TAXI family TRAP transporter solute-binding subunit → MALKTKLASVIIAATVGIAASSGINATPKEQRFITIGTGGVTGVYYPTGGAICRLVNKSRKEHGIRCSVESTGGSIYNLNTIREGELDMGIVQSDWQFHAYNGTSKFADSGANKDLRAVFSVHPEPFTVVARKDANIKTFEDLKGKRVNVGNAGSGQRATMELLMAENGWTMDSFKLASELKPSEQSKALCDNKIDAMVYVVGIPSGAIKEATTSCDSVIVPVSGPAVDKLITENPYFRKATIPGGMYRGTDNDVSTFGVGATFVTSSNVPEDVIYQVTKAVFENFDSFKRLHPAFENLEKEDMVKDALSAPLHPGAVKYYKEVGLIK, encoded by the coding sequence ATGGCTCTAAAAACGAAATTAGCTTCAGTCATTATAGCGGCTACCGTAGGTATTGCAGCTTCAAGTGGGATCAATGCGACGCCTAAAGAGCAGCGCTTTATCACTATCGGTACAGGCGGTGTTACCGGAGTATATTACCCAACGGGTGGAGCAATCTGTCGCTTGGTTAATAAATCTCGTAAAGAGCATGGTATTCGTTGTTCAGTAGAGAGTACCGGTGGGTCTATCTATAACTTGAATACTATTCGTGAAGGCGAGCTAGATATGGGTATTGTCCAGAGTGACTGGCAATTCCATGCATATAACGGAACAAGTAAGTTTGCAGACTCAGGCGCCAACAAAGATTTGCGCGCAGTTTTCTCTGTTCACCCAGAACCGTTCACTGTTGTGGCGCGTAAAGATGCCAATATCAAAACGTTTGAAGACCTAAAAGGTAAGCGCGTTAACGTTGGTAACGCAGGCTCTGGTCAGCGTGCAACAATGGAATTATTGATGGCTGAGAATGGTTGGACGATGGATAGCTTTAAGCTAGCATCTGAACTTAAGCCTTCAGAGCAGTCAAAAGCACTTTGCGACAACAAAATAGATGCAATGGTTTATGTTGTTGGTATTCCTTCTGGAGCTATTAAAGAAGCGACAACATCTTGCGATAGCGTGATTGTGCCTGTTAGCGGTCCTGCAGTAGATAAACTTATTACTGAGAATCCATATTTCCGTAAGGCGACAATTCCTGGTGGCATGTACCGTGGAACGGATAATGATGTTTCTACGTTTGGTGTAGGCGCAACATTTGTTACGTCATCTAATGTTCCTGAAGATGTGATCTATCAGGTGACCAAGGCTGTGTTTGAAAACTTTGATAGCTTTAAGCGACTTCACCCTGCTTTTGAAAACCTAGAAAAAGAAGATATGGTTAAGGATGCGTTATCAGCACCTCTTCATCCTGGTGCTGTGAAGTATTACAAAGAAGTCGGTTTAATTAAATAA
- the thrS gene encoding threonine--tRNA ligase has product MPVITLPDGSQRSFDSSTTVAGVAAEIGPGLAKAALAGKVNGELVDTSYTIDSDVELAIITDRDEEGLEIIRHSTAHLLAMATQSLFPTAQVTIGPVIEDGFFYDFAFERTFTPDDLVLIEKRMTEIAKQGLPVSRSIMSRDEAVALFEKKGEKYKVEIIQDIPGDQDLSFYSQGDFIDLCRGPHVPSTSNLKYFKLMKVAGAYWRGDSNNEMLTRVYGTAWSNKKDLKAYVHRLEEAEKRDHRKIAKKLNLFHTQEEAPGMVFWHSKGWTIYNVLENYMRSVLNRQGYEEVKTPQLVDRTLWEKSGHWDKFSDMMFTTHSESRDYAVKPMNCPCHVQIFNQGLKSHKDLPLRLAEFGSCHRNEPSGTLHGLMRVRNFTQDDAHIFCTEEQMQDEVSRFIDLLFEVYRDFGFDDVLLKLSTRPEKRVGSDEVWDRSEAALEEALNSKGLDWELLPGEGAFYGPKIEFSLKDCIGRVWQCGTIQVDFSMPGRLSAQYVSDDQSRQTPVMLHRAILGSFERFIGILIEHYEGAFPFWLAPEQVAILNITDRQDEYCQNLSEKLQDMGYRVHIDLRNEKIGFKIREHTLNKIPYLLVIGDKEVENKTVAIRTRTGEDLGVMTLEELEVVFQNEMAKKGRITAE; this is encoded by the coding sequence ATGCCAGTCATCACTCTTCCTGATGGAAGTCAGCGTTCTTTTGATAGCTCTACAACAGTTGCAGGCGTTGCAGCTGAAATCGGTCCAGGGTTAGCAAAAGCAGCATTAGCCGGTAAGGTCAATGGAGAGCTAGTTGATACATCGTACACAATAGATAGCGATGTTGAACTCGCCATTATAACCGACCGTGATGAAGAAGGGCTGGAGATAATACGGCACTCGACTGCTCACCTTTTAGCAATGGCAACACAGTCATTGTTCCCTACTGCACAGGTAACTATAGGTCCGGTCATTGAAGACGGTTTCTTTTATGATTTTGCTTTCGAACGAACGTTTACACCTGATGATCTTGTTCTAATAGAAAAACGAATGACCGAAATTGCCAAGCAGGGGTTGCCTGTTTCTCGTTCGATTATGTCTCGTGATGAAGCTGTTGCGTTATTTGAGAAGAAGGGCGAAAAGTATAAAGTTGAAATCATACAAGATATTCCGGGTGATCAAGACCTTTCGTTCTACAGTCAGGGCGACTTTATAGATTTATGTCGCGGCCCCCATGTGCCTTCAACATCAAACCTCAAGTACTTCAAGTTAATGAAGGTGGCAGGTGCATATTGGCGTGGTGATTCAAACAACGAAATGCTAACCCGTGTATACGGGACAGCTTGGTCAAATAAAAAAGACCTAAAAGCTTACGTTCACAGACTTGAAGAAGCTGAAAAGCGAGACCACCGAAAAATTGCCAAGAAGTTAAACTTGTTTCATACCCAAGAAGAAGCGCCGGGTATGGTATTTTGGCATTCAAAAGGTTGGACGATTTATAACGTATTAGAAAATTATATGCGTAGCGTATTGAACCGTCAGGGCTACGAGGAGGTCAAAACGCCTCAACTTGTTGACCGTACGTTGTGGGAAAAATCAGGACACTGGGACAAGTTCAGTGATATGATGTTCACGACCCACTCTGAAAGTCGTGACTATGCAGTTAAGCCAATGAACTGCCCATGCCATGTACAGATATTTAATCAGGGGTTAAAAAGTCATAAAGATCTCCCGTTACGTTTGGCTGAGTTTGGCTCATGTCACCGTAATGAACCATCAGGTACGCTGCATGGTTTGATGCGAGTTAGAAACTTTACTCAAGATGATGCTCATATTTTCTGTACAGAAGAGCAGATGCAAGATGAAGTAAGTCGATTTATAGACCTTCTATTTGAAGTGTATCGAGATTTCGGTTTTGACGATGTGCTATTGAAACTGTCTACTCGACCTGAAAAACGAGTAGGGTCAGATGAAGTGTGGGATCGTTCTGAAGCGGCGTTAGAAGAAGCATTAAATAGCAAAGGCCTTGATTGGGAATTATTACCGGGTGAAGGTGCTTTTTATGGTCCAAAAATAGAGTTCTCGTTAAAAGATTGTATCGGTCGTGTTTGGCAGTGTGGAACCATACAAGTGGACTTCTCAATGCCAGGTCGTTTGAGCGCACAATATGTGTCAGATGATCAAAGTCGACAGACACCTGTGATGTTACACCGAGCAATTTTGGGTTCATTTGAGCGATTTATTGGTATTTTGATTGAGCATTACGAAGGTGCATTTCCATTCTGGTTAGCGCCAGAACAGGTCGCAATTCTCAATATTACTGATCGACAAGACGAATATTGTCAAAATTTGTCAGAAAAGTTGCAAGATATGGGTTATCGTGTGCATATAGACTTGAGAAACGAGAAGATTGGATTTAAAATTCGTGAGCACACATTAAACAAGATTCCTTATCTGCTTGTTATCGGAGATAAGGAAGTAGAAAATAAAACGGTCGCCATTCGCACTCGTACAGGTGAAGACTTGGGTGTAATGACATTGGAAGAGCTTGAAGTAGTATTCCAAAACGAAATGGCGAAAAAAGGTCGGATTACAGCGGAGTAA
- the rplT gene encoding 50S ribosomal protein L20 produces the protein MPRVKRGVVARRRHKKVLKQAKGYYGARSRVFRVAKQAVIKAGQYAYRDRRQRKRQFRALWIARINAGARINGLSYSRLIAGLKKANVEIDRKVLADLAMNEKNAFAAVVETAKAALA, from the coding sequence ATGCCTCGCGTAAAACGTGGTGTCGTCGCTCGTCGTCGTCATAAGAAAGTTCTAAAGCAAGCTAAAGGTTACTATGGAGCTCGTAGTCGAGTCTTTAGAGTAGCAAAGCAGGCGGTTATCAAAGCAGGTCAATATGCTTACCGTGACCGTCGTCAGCGTAAGCGTCAGTTCCGTGCTCTATGGATCGCGCGTATTAACGCTGGAGCTCGTATCAACGGTTTGTCATATAGCCGTTTGATTGCTGGACTGAAAAAAGCAAATGTTGAAATTGATCGTAAAGTCCTAGCTGACTTGGCGATGAACGAAAAGAATGCATTTGCAGCAGTTGTAGAAACCGCTAAAGCAGCGCTTGCTTAA
- a CDS encoding efflux RND transporter permease subunit encodes MSNPKHDKGEHYLLTPKAEPFLERIIFNNRFIILVMFLFLTVFLGYNAVKIKPDASFERLIPLEHPFIINMLENRSDLENLGNSIKIAVAVEDGDIFTEEYMSMLQKVTDEMFYLSGVNRAGLKSIWTPNVRWVEVTEEGFQGGPVIPDGYDGSRDSLEALRQNILKSGQVGSIVADNFKSTIIYAPLFEINPETNEPLDYKAFSLELEEKIREKYGKSDPNINIHIIGFAKKVGDLIEGIGSIAMFALVTITLTTLFLFWYSRCLAGTIIPVLTSLVAVFWQLGILKLLGYGMDPYSVLVPFLVFAIGISHGVQIVNQMAVEAAKGFDPMTSSRLAFRQLYIPGMLALVSDAIGFLTLLFIQIDVIRDLAVAAGIGVAVIIVTNLVLHPLVMSYVGISKGGIRHVQNHGEKQDRKWRLLSFFSHPSVAPISILIAILGFGIGIYYQKDLKIGDLDKGAPELRADSRYNVDNEYIISNYSTSADVLVIMVETEKEQCTNYRVMDAMDRLQWTLENSPGVESTASLVTVSKLVTKALNEGNFKWFDLSRNQSIINSSIQRAPAGLINTNCDMTPVLAFLKDHKAETLDSVVNTVEKFVADNPSEDFTFLLGAGNAGVEAATNQVISKAKDMMLFFVYAVVSTLCFITFRSIRAVICIVTPLALTSVLCEALMAQLGIGVKVATLPVIALGVGIGVDYGIYIYTRLEKLLIEGKPLQEAYFETLRTTGKAVAFTGVTLGVGVFTWIFSPIKFQADMGILLFFMFLWNMVGSLWLLPALARFLLRPDKMVAKAKKAEANAS; translated from the coding sequence ATGTCAAACCCCAAGCATGATAAGGGTGAACACTATCTACTGACACCGAAGGCTGAACCCTTCCTAGAACGTATTATCTTTAATAACCGTTTTATTATATTGGTTATGTTTCTGTTCTTAACTGTGTTTTTGGGTTACAACGCAGTCAAGATCAAGCCTGATGCGTCATTCGAGAGGCTGATCCCGCTTGAGCATCCATTTATCATTAATATGCTCGAGAATAGGTCGGACTTAGAAAATCTAGGTAACTCTATCAAGATAGCGGTTGCTGTCGAAGACGGTGATATTTTCACTGAAGAATACATGAGCATGCTGCAAAAGGTCACTGATGAGATGTTCTATCTCTCAGGGGTTAATAGAGCAGGGCTAAAATCGATATGGACACCAAATGTCCGCTGGGTAGAAGTAACAGAAGAGGGGTTTCAGGGCGGCCCTGTGATTCCAGACGGTTATGATGGGTCAAGAGATAGCTTAGAAGCGTTAAGGCAGAACATATTAAAGTCTGGTCAAGTGGGAAGTATTGTTGCAGATAACTTTAAGTCCACCATTATTTATGCGCCGCTATTTGAAATAAATCCAGAAACAAATGAGCCATTAGACTACAAAGCATTTTCTTTAGAATTAGAAGAAAAGATTCGTGAGAAATATGGTAAATCAGACCCGAACATTAATATTCATATTATCGGTTTTGCAAAAAAAGTAGGTGACTTAATAGAAGGGATTGGTTCCATTGCAATGTTTGCTTTGGTAACTATCACGTTAACGACTTTATTTTTATTCTGGTATTCCCGTTGTTTAGCAGGAACGATTATTCCTGTTTTAACGTCACTAGTCGCTGTGTTTTGGCAGCTAGGTATATTGAAATTGCTTGGCTACGGTATGGACCCATACTCTGTACTGGTTCCGTTCTTGGTATTTGCGATTGGGATAAGTCACGGTGTTCAAATAGTTAACCAAATGGCTGTTGAAGCGGCGAAAGGGTTTGACCCGATGACGTCTTCAAGATTGGCATTTAGGCAGCTCTATATTCCAGGGATGTTGGCGTTGGTGAGTGATGCAATTGGTTTCTTAACACTGCTATTTATCCAAATTGATGTAATTAGAGATTTGGCTGTTGCTGCGGGTATTGGTGTAGCTGTAATTATCGTAACAAATCTTGTGCTTCATCCGCTTGTTATGTCTTATGTAGGTATTAGTAAGGGGGGCATTAGGCACGTTCAAAATCACGGTGAAAAACAAGACCGTAAATGGCGTTTATTGTCATTTTTCTCGCACCCGAGTGTTGCACCTATCTCTATTTTAATTGCGATTTTAGGTTTTGGTATTGGTATCTACTACCAGAAAGATCTTAAAATTGGTGACTTAGATAAGGGTGCGCCTGAGTTGCGTGCAGACTCTAGATACAACGTTGATAATGAGTACATTATCAGTAACTACAGTACTAGTGCCGATGTCTTGGTTATTATGGTTGAGACTGAGAAAGAGCAATGTACTAACTATCGTGTAATGGATGCGATGGATAGATTGCAGTGGACCCTTGAAAACTCGCCTGGTGTTGAGTCAACAGCATCTTTGGTGACTGTTTCTAAGTTGGTGACTAAGGCGCTTAATGAAGGTAACTTCAAGTGGTTTGATCTATCTCGTAACCAAAGCATTATCAACTCGTCAATTCAGCGTGCTCCTGCAGGTTTAATTAATACCAATTGTGATATGACGCCTGTTTTAGCATTCTTAAAAGATCATAAAGCAGAGACATTAGATAGTGTTGTGAATACCGTTGAGAAGTTTGTGGCAGATAACCCAAGCGAGGACTTTACGTTCTTACTGGGTGCAGGTAACGCGGGTGTTGAAGCTGCTACAAACCAGGTAATCTCTAAAGCGAAAGACATGATGTTGTTTTTTGTGTATGCCGTAGTGAGTACTCTTTGCTTTATCACATTTAGATCGATTAGAGCTGTAATTTGTATTGTTACGCCGCTAGCCTTAACGTCAGTCTTATGTGAGGCGCTGATGGCTCAATTAGGCATTGGTGTTAAAGTGGCGACCTTACCGGTTATTGCGCTTGGTGTGGGTATTGGTGTCGATTATGGTATCTATATTTATACTCGCTTAGAGAAGTTGCTGATTGAGGGTAAACCACTTCAGGAAGCATACTTTGAAACATTACGCACCACTGGTAAGGCGGTTGCATTTACAGGGGTTACGTTGGGAGTAGGTGTCTTTACTTGGATCTTCTCACCGATTAAGTTCCAAGCAGACATGGGGATACTTTTGTTCTTTATGTTCTTATGGAATATGGTAGGATCCCTTTGGCTGCTACCGGCGCTGGCGAGATTCTTATTACGTCCTGATAAAATGGTTGCAAAGGCTAAGAAAGCTGAAGCAAATGCAAGCTAA